The Corynebacterium simulans genome contains a region encoding:
- a CDS encoding RNA polymerase-binding protein RbpA, translated as MADRVLRGSRMGAVSYETDRDHDLAPRQMVKYRTEDGDIYEVPFADDAEIPEEWMCKNGKLGTLIEGEGVESKPAKPPRTHWDMLRERRSIEELDELLSERIENLRSRRRSAARLLKEQQENQG; from the coding sequence ATGGCAGATCGCGTACTCCGTGGTAGCCGCATGGGCGCCGTCAGCTACGAGACGGACCGTGACCACGATCTCGCACCACGCCAGATGGTCAAGTACCGTACCGAAGATGGTGACATCTACGAAGTTCCTTTCGCAGATGATGCGGAAATTCCTGAGGAGTGGATGTGCAAGAACGGTAAGCTTGGCACCCTGATTGAGGGCGAAGGCGTTGAGTCCAAGCCAGCTAAGCCACCACGCACCCACTGGGATATGCTGCGTGAGCGCCGCTCCATTGAGGAGCTGGATGAGCTTCTCAGCGAGCGCATTGAGAACCTGCGCTCCCGCCGTCGTTCTGCCGCTCGCCTGCTCAAGGAACAGCAGGAGAACCAGGGCTAG
- a CDS encoding SDR family oxidoreductase gives MAGVLILGGRSDIAGEIALRLAPGNELVLAARGLQGLDERVATLRAAGATEVHTLDFDATQVEKHRDLVHAAQRCLGEGEELKTAVVAFGILGEQERAEHDEAHAFDIALVDYAAQVSMLTVLADEMKSGHIVAFSSIAGWRARRANYVYGSTKAGLDAFCQGLADRLHGGPLALITARPGFVIGSMTTGMKPAPLSVTPDVVADAVVDSITADEGRMPRSRTLWIPRALQALAWVMRLVPRPIWRHMPR, from the coding sequence ATGGCAGGGGTTTTGATCTTGGGCGGTCGCAGCGACATCGCCGGCGAGATTGCGCTGCGCCTTGCGCCGGGAAATGAACTGGTGCTGGCCGCCCGTGGCCTGCAAGGCCTTGACGAGCGCGTCGCCACGCTTCGCGCCGCGGGTGCCACCGAAGTACATACGCTAGATTTCGACGCCACCCAGGTAGAAAAGCATCGCGACCTCGTACACGCGGCGCAGCGCTGCCTTGGCGAGGGCGAAGAACTCAAAACGGCGGTAGTCGCGTTCGGCATCTTGGGCGAGCAAGAACGCGCGGAGCATGACGAAGCACACGCATTCGATATCGCACTGGTGGACTATGCCGCTCAGGTGTCCATGCTTACGGTCTTAGCTGATGAGATGAAGTCCGGACACATCGTCGCTTTTTCTTCGATTGCCGGATGGCGCGCGCGCCGCGCGAACTATGTTTATGGTTCCACCAAGGCTGGTCTAGACGCCTTTTGCCAGGGACTGGCAGATCGCTTGCACGGTGGTCCGCTCGCGCTAATCACTGCTCGCCCGGGCTTCGTGATTGGCTCCATGACCACTGGTATGAAGCCGGCGCCGTTATCAGTGACTCCCGACGTCGTGGCAGACGCCGTCGTGGATTCCATCACGGCAGATGAAGGCCGCATGCCTCGCAGCCGCACGCTTTGGATTCCTCGCGCTTTGCAGGCTCTGGCATGGGTCATGCGGCTTGTACCACGTCCTATCTGGCGGCATATGCCGCGTTAG
- a CDS encoding polyprenol monophosphomannose synthase: MSNTHASTLVIIPTYNEIENLPLITGRVRKATPEVNILIVDDNSPDGTGEAADKLAAEDEKLHVLHREGKGGLLGAYIAGFKWGLERDYQVLCEMDADGSHAPEQLHLLLAEIDKGADLVIGSRYIPGGETVNWPASREYLSRLGNIYISVALGAGLSDMTAGYRAFSRELLESIDFEDLSKAGYIFQVDLAFRAVKDGWDVREVPITFTEREYGESKLDGSFVKDSLMEVTKWGVAHRSEQVKNFAGEVGNIASYTYRHSNIPGLGAKVKEGLAWTGDFADEVKSLLKHQFGNSK; the protein is encoded by the coding sequence GTGAGCAACACCCACGCTTCCACCTTGGTTATCATCCCGACTTATAACGAGATCGAAAACCTTCCGCTAATCACCGGACGCGTCCGCAAGGCAACGCCAGAGGTCAACATCCTCATCGTTGACGATAATTCTCCCGACGGCACCGGTGAAGCAGCGGATAAGCTCGCAGCTGAAGACGAAAAGCTGCACGTCCTGCACCGTGAGGGCAAAGGTGGCCTGCTGGGCGCTTATATCGCCGGCTTTAAGTGGGGCCTAGAGCGCGACTACCAGGTTCTCTGTGAGATGGACGCTGACGGCTCTCACGCACCGGAGCAACTGCACCTGCTGCTCGCTGAGATCGACAAGGGCGCTGATCTGGTAATCGGCTCCCGCTACATTCCAGGCGGCGAGACCGTCAACTGGCCGGCTTCCCGCGAGTACCTGTCTCGCCTGGGCAATATCTACATCTCAGTGGCTCTGGGCGCAGGCCTGTCCGATATGACTGCAGGCTACCGCGCATTCAGCCGCGAGCTGCTCGAGTCCATCGACTTCGAAGACTTGTCTAAGGCTGGCTACATCTTCCAGGTAGATCTTGCTTTCCGCGCCGTCAAAGACGGCTGGGATGTACGCGAGGTGCCAATCACCTTCACCGAGCGCGAGTACGGCGAGTCTAAGCTTGACGGCTCTTTCGTCAAGGATTCACTGATGGAGGTAACCAAGTGGGGCGTCGCGCATCGCTCTGAGCAGGTCAAGAACTTCGCCGGTGAGGTAGGAAACATCGCATCCTACACCTACCGCCACAGCAACATCCCGGGCTTGGGTGCCAAGGTCAAGGAAGGCCTTGCCTGGACCGGTGACTTCGCAGACGAGGTCAAGTCTCTGCTCAAGCACCAGTTCGGCAACTCCAAGTAG
- a CDS encoding YceI family protein has translation MQKLLRNRKLVISIFVVLILIATLVALGPLFYSIYMGRGVETKPVDATHTKPASTELDGKWHVIAGTPHNFTSVGFSIDEILPAEKTRTSGSTKEVEGQAVIKDQKVEEGTIVVDMTSLTTDKKVRDQNMKDKLFITREYPEASFKLTEPADLSNVPEDGSLAKVTLTGELTIKDKTKKVSEDFDVVRDGKTIVLGGNIPVNRLDYGIETPELIAAKIAEEGEVNIRVTLEK, from the coding sequence ATGCAGAAACTTCTACGTAACCGCAAGCTGGTCATCTCCATTTTCGTGGTGCTGATCCTCATTGCAACCTTGGTGGCGCTTGGCCCGCTGTTTTACTCGATCTACATGGGCCGTGGCGTAGAGACCAAGCCTGTCGACGCCACACATACCAAGCCAGCAAGCACTGAACTAGACGGCAAATGGCACGTTATCGCTGGTACGCCGCATAATTTCACCTCAGTTGGCTTCAGCATCGACGAAATCCTACCTGCTGAGAAAACCCGCACCTCGGGTTCCACCAAGGAAGTTGAAGGTCAGGCCGTAATTAAGGACCAAAAGGTTGAAGAAGGCACAATCGTTGTCGATATGACCAGCCTGACCACGGATAAGAAGGTCCGTGACCAGAATATGAAGGACAAGCTCTTCATCACGCGCGAGTACCCGGAGGCCAGCTTCAAGCTGACGGAGCCCGCTGACTTGTCGAACGTTCCTGAGGACGGCTCGTTGGCCAAGGTGACACTGACGGGCGAGCTTACTATTAAGGACAAGACGAAGAAGGTTAGTGAAGATTTTGACGTTGTCCGTGACGGCAAGACGATTGTCCTGGGCGGCAACATTCCGGTGAACCGACTGGATTATGGAATTGAGACCCCAGAACTAATCGCCGCAAAGATCGCCGAAGAAGGCGAAGTTAATATCCGTGTAACGCTCGAGAAGTAG
- a CDS encoding DEAD/DEAH box helicase → MTSMHLDTFRAELSHPLDDFQVEGCRAVEDDHGVLVCAPTGAGKTIVGEFAVSLALSRGTRCFYTTPIKALSNQKYHDLVAAHGEDAVGLLTGDVSINSGAEILVMTTEVLRNMIYAESGALERLSHVVMDEIHFLADASRGAVWEEVILNLDESVSIIGLSATVSNSEEFGEWLSTVRGDTTVIVSEHRPVPLDQWMMIGRKVYPFFEPETEGQVNAELARRIRRLEAGDSDDGKTAGNDRAGFRSRARHKGGGHGGSRDKRGRSGNARSQDRYRPLGRPETLQVLQGMDMLPAITFIFSRAGCDGALYQCLRSRMVLTTQEESEEIKAIIDAGVEGIPEEDLQVLDFKRWREALSRGFAAHHAGMLPAFRHIVEELFVKGLVRAVFATETLALGINMPARTVVLEKLIKFNGEAHVDLTPGQYTQLTGRAGRRGIDTIGNAVVQWAPAMDPHAVAGLASTRTYPLISTFTPGYNMAINLLGMLGFEESLRLLEKSFAQFQADGSVVEETREVEKAEHRVRELRNQLDDAIDALAPPARDGEDPAEVLMDYIRLRRKLTEEEKAAHANNTAQRNQEVTVMLARLQVGEVIAIAGKKRPILAVVVTPANQATDPRPWVTTETGWSGRIDASGINNPPIVVGRMKLPRPVQKNPRRNTKFVQDSFKRNHYDRPKKMRLEPRNRPNKKVGQLRDAIRQHPAHAWPATDREQLAGLAQKLARRERDLEKVNARIERATDTLGKTFSRIVDLLSEMDYVEFEGLGAERTPVITDEGERLAQIHSESDLLVAQCLKRGIWNELDPAELAGVASLCVFENRKETRGEPEAATEAMADAMEATYRIYTELIADEARHNLPRTREPEAGFALAIHQWAAGAPLGYCMAAANEAGAELTPGDFVRWCRQMVDMLQQIAKTGYEEDIRRNARRAMDAIQRGVVAIGA, encoded by the coding sequence ATGACTTCCATGCACCTGGATACCTTTCGCGCAGAACTTAGCCACCCCCTCGATGACTTCCAGGTGGAAGGTTGCCGTGCGGTTGAAGATGACCACGGCGTGCTGGTCTGCGCGCCTACTGGCGCGGGTAAGACCATCGTCGGTGAGTTTGCAGTTTCCCTGGCGCTTTCGCGCGGCACTCGCTGTTTCTACACCACGCCGATTAAAGCGCTAAGCAATCAGAAATACCACGATCTCGTAGCTGCCCACGGCGAGGATGCTGTGGGGCTTCTAACTGGCGATGTCTCCATCAATTCCGGCGCGGAAATCTTGGTGATGACCACCGAAGTTCTGCGCAACATGATCTACGCCGAGTCCGGAGCCTTGGAGCGGCTTAGCCACGTTGTCATGGACGAGATCCACTTCCTGGCCGATGCCTCTCGTGGTGCGGTCTGGGAAGAAGTCATCCTCAACCTTGATGAAAGCGTATCCATCATCGGTCTGTCAGCCACGGTTTCTAACTCGGAGGAGTTCGGTGAGTGGCTGTCTACCGTACGCGGAGATACCACCGTCATCGTCTCTGAGCACCGTCCAGTTCCGCTCGACCAATGGATGATGATTGGCCGCAAGGTCTATCCGTTCTTCGAGCCAGAGACTGAGGGACAGGTAAACGCCGAACTAGCGCGCCGCATCCGGCGCCTTGAAGCCGGCGATAGTGACGACGGCAAGACGGCTGGCAACGACCGTGCAGGTTTTCGCAGCCGCGCTCGCCACAAGGGTGGCGGACACGGCGGAAGCCGCGATAAGCGCGGCCGCTCTGGCAATGCCCGATCCCAAGACCGGTATCGTCCGCTCGGCAGGCCGGAAACCCTTCAGGTGCTCCAAGGAATGGACATGCTGCCGGCAATTACCTTCATCTTTTCCCGTGCTGGCTGCGACGGCGCGCTCTATCAATGCCTGCGCAGCCGCATGGTGTTGACCACTCAGGAAGAGTCCGAGGAGATCAAGGCGATTATCGATGCCGGCGTAGAAGGCATTCCGGAAGAAGATCTCCAGGTGCTTGACTTCAAGCGTTGGCGCGAAGCGCTGTCGCGAGGATTTGCCGCCCACCACGCGGGCATGCTGCCGGCTTTCCGCCACATCGTTGAAGAGCTCTTCGTTAAAGGTCTCGTGCGCGCGGTATTCGCCACGGAAACCCTGGCGCTGGGCATCAACATGCCGGCCCGTACTGTGGTGCTAGAAAAACTGATCAAATTCAACGGCGAGGCGCACGTCGATCTCACCCCGGGCCAGTACACGCAGCTGACTGGCCGCGCGGGCCGTCGTGGCATCGACACCATAGGCAATGCGGTGGTGCAATGGGCGCCAGCGATGGATCCGCACGCCGTCGCAGGTCTTGCCTCCACGCGTACCTACCCGCTCATTTCCACCTTTACGCCGGGCTACAACATGGCCATCAACCTGCTCGGCATGCTGGGCTTCGAGGAATCGCTGCGCCTGCTGGAAAAGTCCTTTGCACAGTTCCAGGCAGACGGCTCAGTGGTGGAGGAGACCCGCGAGGTAGAAAAGGCAGAGCACCGCGTACGCGAGCTTCGCAATCAGCTTGACGACGCCATCGATGCTCTAGCACCGCCGGCGCGTGACGGGGAGGACCCGGCCGAGGTGCTCATGGACTATATCCGTTTGCGCCGCAAGCTCACCGAAGAAGAAAAAGCCGCGCACGCGAACAACACCGCACAACGCAACCAAGAAGTCACGGTGATGCTCGCCCGCCTGCAAGTCGGTGAAGTCATTGCTATCGCAGGCAAAAAGCGCCCAATCTTGGCCGTGGTGGTCACCCCGGCAAACCAGGCTACCGATCCGCGCCCTTGGGTGACTACTGAAACCGGCTGGTCCGGTCGCATCGACGCCTCCGGGATCAACAACCCGCCGATTGTGGTCGGGCGTATGAAGCTGCCGCGCCCAGTGCAGAAGAATCCCCGTCGCAACACCAAGTTCGTGCAGGATTCCTTCAAGCGCAACCACTATGACCGCCCGAAGAAGATGCGTTTGGAGCCGCGCAACCGACCAAATAAAAAGGTCGGTCAGTTGCGCGACGCTATTCGCCAACACCCAGCGCATGCGTGGCCGGCCACGGACCGCGAGCAGCTCGCAGGCCTGGCTCAGAAGCTTGCCCGCCGTGAACGTGACCTCGAGAAGGTCAACGCTCGTATCGAGCGCGCCACCGACACCTTGGGCAAGACCTTCAGCCGCATCGTAGACCTACTTTCAGAGATGGACTATGTGGAGTTCGAAGGCCTTGGCGCAGAACGTACCCCCGTTATCACCGACGAGGGCGAGCGCCTTGCACAAATCCACAGCGAATCCGACCTACTAGTCGCGCAGTGCCTCAAGCGCGGTATCTGGAACGAGTTGGATCCCGCGGAGCTCGCGGGCGTGGCTTCGCTGTGTGTCTTCGAAAACCGCAAGGAGACCCGCGGTGAGCCGGAGGCTGCAACGGAGGCGATGGCCGATGCGATGGAGGCAACCTACCGCATCTACACTGAGCTCATCGCAGACGAAGCACGCCACAACCTGCCGCGCACTCGCGAGCCTGAGGCCGGCTTTGCGCTCGCCATCCACCAGTGGGCCGCGGGCGCACCGCTGGGCTACTGCATGGCAGCAGCCAACGAGGCCGGTGCGGAGCTTACTCCAGGTGATTTCGTGCGCTGGTGCCGCCAGATGGTCGATATGCTCCAGCAGATTGCGAAGACGGGCTACGAGGAAGATATTCGCCGCAATGCCCGCAGGGCTATGGATGCGATTCAGCGCGGCGTTGTGGCAATTGGAGCTTAA
- a CDS encoding M24 family metallopeptidase, producing the protein MSDSQVAFPVSVYAQRLKHAQEVAAEKGIDLLILGTGADFAYLTGSWVSSHERLTALVLRPDAAPFIVAPATDIETLNASPVAELGIELRGWQDGENPYALACDSFAQQQEGSESTGDKGNKAPTIALGASLTADHVLRLQDKLRANSSAQPQYVLATYALAELFTRKDDAEIKELAKAGSAIDAVHNAVPELLQPGRTEADVAADLRELILREHVEIDFIIVGSGPNGANPHYDYGDRVLTEGEPVVVDIGGTLPSGYHSDTTRTYVVGGDVSAAPQDFQKAYSVLERAQAAGRAAAKPGATAQDVDRATRSIIEEAGYGEYYTHRTGHGIGLSTHEEPFIMEGNELVLEEGMAFSIEPGIYIPGKWGMRLEDIVYTTADGYESLNKAPRELR; encoded by the coding sequence ATGTCTGATTCACAAGTTGCTTTTCCCGTTTCGGTCTACGCGCAGCGTCTTAAGCATGCGCAAGAAGTCGCCGCAGAAAAGGGGATTGACCTCCTTATTCTCGGTACCGGCGCAGACTTTGCCTACCTCACCGGCTCGTGGGTTTCTTCCCACGAACGCCTGACCGCACTGGTCTTGCGCCCGGACGCCGCGCCTTTCATCGTTGCCCCTGCAACCGATATTGAGACGCTGAATGCTTCTCCTGTCGCGGAGCTGGGCATCGAACTGCGCGGCTGGCAAGATGGCGAAAATCCCTATGCGCTGGCCTGCGATTCCTTTGCACAGCAGCAGGAAGGCTCTGAAAGCACAGGGGACAAAGGGAACAAGGCGCCCACTATTGCGCTGGGCGCCTCCCTGACTGCCGATCATGTGCTGCGCTTGCAGGATAAGCTGCGCGCCAATTCTTCTGCGCAACCGCAGTACGTACTAGCCACCTACGCTTTGGCTGAGCTTTTCACCCGCAAGGATGACGCCGAGATCAAGGAGCTGGCCAAGGCGGGCTCGGCTATCGACGCCGTGCATAACGCCGTGCCGGAGCTGCTTCAGCCTGGCCGCACCGAGGCCGACGTCGCCGCTGATCTGCGTGAGCTGATCCTGCGCGAGCATGTCGAGATCGACTTCATCATCGTTGGTTCTGGCCCGAATGGCGCGAACCCGCATTATGACTACGGCGACCGCGTGCTCACTGAAGGCGAGCCGGTGGTCGTCGACATCGGAGGAACCTTGCCGTCCGGTTACCACTCCGACACCACCCGCACCTACGTCGTCGGCGGCGACGTTTCCGCGGCACCGCAGGACTTCCAGAAAGCTTATTCAGTGCTGGAGCGTGCCCAGGCTGCCGGCCGCGCTGCGGCCAAGCCCGGTGCCACCGCGCAGGATGTAGACCGCGCCACCCGCTCCATCATCGAAGAGGCGGGCTATGGCGAGTACTACACCCATCGCACCGGTCACGGCATTGGGCTTTCCACTCACGAGGAGCCTTTCATCATGGAAGGCAACGAGCTCGTGCTGGAGGAAGGCATGGCCTTTTCCATTGAGCCGGGCATCTACATTCCGGGCAAATGGGGCATGCGCTTGGAGGACATCGTTTACACCACTGCGGATGGTTACGAGTCCCTGAACAAGGCTCCGCGGGAGCTGCGCTAG
- a CDS encoding FxsA family protein gives MPFVLFIAYVLLESVAFWAVAKWLGILGAVLALFITMFFGMTIAAWEVRRIMRRQVVRGEDGIYYMDGKQAGKTAGNVGLTLAGGMLLSMPGFVSTIVGALLIFAPTRSLARTILAASMVRKIEHMGTRIFEASPMAQHHDSYGSFGGFDGFKTNNGSNVRNPFQDGSAEVLDEEEIRKWSENLSPDDFTDGGSGSAGDSAK, from the coding sequence ATGCCTTTTGTTCTGTTTATCGCCTATGTTTTGCTCGAGTCCGTCGCCTTTTGGGCCGTGGCTAAATGGCTAGGCATCTTGGGCGCGGTGCTGGCGCTTTTTATCACCATGTTCTTCGGCATGACCATTGCCGCATGGGAGGTTCGCCGCATCATGCGTCGTCAGGTGGTCCGCGGCGAAGATGGCATCTATTACATGGACGGCAAGCAGGCGGGAAAGACCGCAGGCAACGTGGGACTCACGCTGGCAGGCGGCATGCTCTTATCGATGCCAGGCTTTGTGTCCACCATTGTGGGCGCGTTGCTGATCTTCGCGCCTACCCGTTCCCTGGCGCGTACTATCCTCGCAGCATCAATGGTGCGCAAGATTGAGCACATGGGTACCCGCATCTTCGAAGCTAGCCCCATGGCACAGCACCACGATTCTTATGGCAGCTTCGGCGGATTCGATGGCTTCAAAACAAACAATGGTTCTAACGTGCGGAATCCTTTCCAAGACGGCTCGGCAGAGGTCCTTGACGAGGAAGAAATCCGCAAGTGGAGCGAGAATCTCAGTCCGGATGATTTCACCGACGGTGGATCTGGTTCTGCGGGGGATTCCGCGAAGTAA
- the tatA gene encoding Sec-independent protein translocase subunit TatA gives MSLGPWEILAILLVVLLLFGATKLPELARSMGRSMRIFKSEVNEMHQENQPKQEPNQISAAKQSDEEFWNGTSSQPGQAQPNGGNAN, from the coding sequence ATGAGCCTGGGACCTTGGGAAATTCTAGCTATTCTGCTTGTCGTTTTGCTTCTGTTCGGCGCTACCAAGCTGCCGGAGCTGGCTCGTTCGATGGGCCGCTCCATGCGCATCTTCAAGTCTGAAGTAAACGAGATGCACCAGGAAAACCAGCCAAAGCAGGAGCCAAACCAGATTTCTGCCGCTAAGCAGTCCGACGAGGAGTTCTGGAACGGTACCTCTTCGCAGCCAGGCCAGGCCCAGCCAAACGGCGGCAACGCTAACTAA
- the tatC gene encoding twin-arginine translocase subunit TatC, whose product MPKNSPAKAAKPASALARLRAQRKAKKNPLGEMTLVQHLQELRRRIVISLLALVVGTIVGFIWYQQAPFNMPPLGEILRGPYCSLPEEKRVSFTADGECRLLATTPFEMLMLRVKVGALAGAVLSSPVWLYQIWAFIVPGLHKNERRFTFSFVAIAVILFVAGAVLAYFILSVGLEFLMGIGEEFQTAALTGGDYYRFLLGLLIIFGVSFEIPLLVVALNLLGILRYEHVKDKRRIIIVLIMIFAAFMTPGQDPFSMLVLAGSLCLLVELAFQFCRINDRRRKRERPEWLDLDDETASPLNTQASGIGGASAVSAPTPIAAPQQTRPTQASQPSIPNSQSAPNNNASFFDDVL is encoded by the coding sequence ATGCCGAAGAATTCTCCTGCGAAAGCCGCGAAGCCCGCGAGCGCACTTGCGCGTTTGCGCGCGCAACGCAAGGCAAAAAAGAACCCGTTGGGGGAGATGACGCTCGTCCAGCACCTGCAAGAGTTGCGCCGCCGCATTGTCATCTCCTTGCTTGCGCTGGTGGTAGGAACCATCGTCGGTTTCATTTGGTATCAACAGGCACCGTTTAACATGCCACCGCTCGGTGAGATTCTGCGCGGACCTTATTGTTCGCTTCCGGAAGAAAAGCGCGTGTCCTTTACCGCGGACGGAGAGTGCCGCCTTTTGGCAACCACCCCGTTCGAGATGCTGATGCTGCGAGTTAAGGTGGGCGCCCTAGCGGGTGCCGTGCTGTCTTCGCCGGTGTGGCTCTACCAAATCTGGGCCTTCATTGTTCCTGGCCTGCATAAGAATGAGCGCCGCTTTACTTTTAGCTTCGTCGCTATCGCGGTGATTCTTTTCGTTGCCGGTGCAGTTCTTGCTTACTTCATTCTGTCGGTTGGCCTTGAATTCCTCATGGGCATTGGTGAGGAATTCCAGACCGCAGCGTTGACTGGTGGGGACTATTATCGTTTCTTGCTCGGTTTGCTCATTATCTTCGGTGTCAGCTTCGAAATCCCGTTGCTCGTTGTTGCTTTGAACCTGTTGGGCATCCTGCGGTACGAGCACGTTAAGGACAAGCGCCGCATCATCATCGTGTTGATTATGATTTTTGCCGCGTTTATGACGCCTGGCCAGGATCCGTTCTCGATGCTGGTGCTCGCTGGCTCGCTGTGCTTGCTCGTAGAGCTTGCATTCCAGTTCTGCCGCATCAACGATAGGCGCCGCAAACGCGAACGCCCCGAGTGGTTGGACTTGGACGACGAGACAGCCTCACCGCTTAATACCCAAGCCAGCGGCATTGGCGGCGCCTCCGCAGTCTCGGCTCCGACCCCGATTGCCGCACCGCAGCAAACCCGTCCCACGCAGGCTTCACAGCCATCAATTCCCAACTCTCAGTCGGCACCGAACAATAACGCGAGCTTCTTCGACGATGTGTTGTAG
- the lnt gene encoding apolipoprotein N-acyltransferase, producing MKHLLIRLTLACLSSGLTFLAVQPLGWWPMGILGIALLYGVLTPWGSNAPTLRAGAGNAFAHGFVLYLLTLPWIGELVGNFPYVALAFWLALYSLLLGMGGTALARHKTGFIFFAFFYVAVEMLRSSVPFGGFSWVRLAWGQIDGPLANLAPLGGPALITFATVLMASGLVGMIRSRGKLRAGAAAAVILPLIVGFAAGSLVNRPSKTVGEVNVAAIQGNVPRMGLDFAAQRRAVLENHVRVTKEAAAAGKPVDMVIWPENSSDVNPFEDAQASALIDAAVHAIKAPILVGTLTEDAAGSRNTMQVFKADGEVGEHHYKKYLQPFGETMPMRSFFRKITDLVDLAGDFKAGDGPGVVHMNNVLVGVATCYEVSFDQAFRSSIRNGAQILTTPTNNATFGYSDMTYQQLAMSRLRAMETDRAVVVAATSGVSAIVAPDGTVSQQSEIFEPKYLIETLPLREGTTIAVRFGSLLQWLMVIIGTVSALWALRSLRKKPCLSAPRRNSAVLAAANKEEL from the coding sequence ATGAAACACCTTTTAATCCGCCTGACGCTAGCCTGCCTGTCGAGCGGTCTTACTTTTCTAGCCGTCCAGCCACTCGGCTGGTGGCCAATGGGAATCCTAGGCATTGCGTTGCTCTATGGCGTGCTCACGCCGTGGGGGAGTAATGCCCCTACTTTGCGCGCCGGCGCGGGCAACGCGTTTGCACATGGATTCGTGCTCTACCTGCTCACGCTGCCATGGATCGGCGAATTGGTGGGCAATTTTCCTTACGTCGCCTTGGCGTTTTGGCTAGCGCTATACAGCCTCCTGCTGGGCATGGGCGGCACTGCGTTAGCGCGACATAAAACGGGGTTTATCTTCTTTGCGTTCTTCTACGTCGCCGTCGAGATGCTGCGTTCGAGCGTTCCCTTCGGCGGTTTTTCCTGGGTGCGTCTGGCTTGGGGGCAGATCGACGGGCCGCTTGCGAACCTCGCACCGCTAGGCGGGCCTGCGCTTATCACCTTCGCCACGGTGCTAATGGCGTCCGGCCTCGTAGGGATGATTCGATCGCGCGGCAAGTTGCGTGCGGGGGCTGCCGCTGCTGTCATCCTTCCGCTTATCGTTGGGTTCGCTGCAGGCAGTCTAGTTAATCGCCCAAGCAAAACAGTAGGTGAGGTCAACGTTGCAGCAATCCAGGGCAACGTGCCGCGCATGGGGCTAGACTTTGCCGCTCAGCGCCGTGCGGTGTTGGAAAACCACGTGCGGGTAACGAAGGAGGCCGCCGCGGCAGGCAAACCAGTGGACATGGTCATTTGGCCGGAGAATTCTTCCGACGTAAACCCATTTGAGGACGCCCAAGCAAGCGCGCTTATCGACGCCGCGGTGCACGCCATCAAGGCCCCCATCCTCGTGGGCACACTGACTGAGGACGCAGCGGGCTCGCGTAATACCATGCAGGTCTTTAAAGCAGATGGGGAAGTAGGAGAGCACCACTACAAAAAGTATCTGCAGCCTTTCGGCGAGACCATGCCGATGCGTTCTTTCTTCCGCAAGATCACCGACTTGGTGGATTTGGCCGGTGATTTCAAGGCCGGCGATGGCCCCGGCGTGGTCCACATGAACAACGTATTGGTTGGGGTGGCTACCTGTTACGAGGTTTCTTTCGACCAAGCCTTCCGCAGCTCGATTCGCAATGGGGCGCAGATTCTTACGACGCCGACGAATAACGCCACCTTCGGATACTCCGACATGACCTATCAGCAGTTGGCCATGAGCCGTCTGCGCGCCATGGAGACCGACCGCGCGGTTGTGGTGGCGGCGACCTCCGGCGTCTCCGCCATCGTCGCCCCAGATGGCACGGTGAGCCAACAGAGCGAAATTTTTGAGCCCAAGTATCTGATTGAGACGCTTCCGCTGCGCGAGGGTACGACGATCGCTGTAAGGTTTGGTTCGCTCCTGCAATGGCTGATGGTTATCATTGGTACAGTCAGCGCGTTGTGGGCTCTTCGCTCATTGCGGAAGAAACCTTGTTTAAGCGCGCCACGCAGAAACTCTGCCGTCTTAGCGGCAGCAAACAAAGAGGAGCTTTAA